Proteins co-encoded in one Acidithiobacillus caldus ATCC 51756 genomic window:
- a CDS encoding GTP-binding protein, with the protein MQEAASVRKVIIAGPVGSGKTTALQSLFWGQALTTDARHSEADGSVEKKTTTVAMDYGVLSCPDRPERVHVYAIPGQERFQFMWDILGRNTDGLVVLLDVRQPEPITALHLYLDKILPHLKRPAVVVGLNKLEPAERDLLQMPPYLRHGELRLRLAPTDVRDRTQVLDLLKLLLTEIVQSAETGQQLA; encoded by the coding sequence ATGCAGGAAGCGGCATCCGTTCGCAAGGTCATCATTGCCGGTCCGGTGGGCTCTGGCAAGACGACGGCTCTGCAGAGCCTTTTCTGGGGTCAGGCGCTGACCACGGATGCCCGCCACTCCGAAGCGGACGGCTCGGTGGAGAAAAAGACGACCACCGTGGCCATGGATTACGGTGTCCTATCCTGCCCGGATCGACCGGAGCGGGTGCACGTCTATGCCATTCCGGGGCAAGAGCGCTTTCAGTTCATGTGGGATATCCTCGGGCGCAATACCGATGGACTCGTCGTTCTCCTGGACGTGCGTCAGCCCGAGCCCATTACCGCGCTGCACCTCTACCTGGACAAGATCCTGCCCCACCTCAAGCGGCCAGCGGTGGTGGTCGGCCTCAACAAGCTCGAGCCGGCAGAGCGCGACCTTCTGCAGATGCCGCCCTACCTGCGTCATGGTGAACTGCGTCTGAGGCTCGCACCGACGGATGTGCGGGATCGTACCCAGGTGCTGGACCTCCTGAAGCTGCTCCTGACCGAGATCGTCCAGAGCGCGGAGACGGGGCAGCAGTTGGCCTGA
- a CDS encoding glycine zipper domain-containing protein, with product MKTARWTLVTLLPLILAGCANNPYASDRTTANTAGGALLGSIAGAVIGNQTGSPLAGAAIGAGIGGLAGYGISKSQEQSAPPAPQPGYYAPPPGNVPCPAGYVCTPTAPQYQSPTPPPPSCPPGYTCTTR from the coding sequence ATGAAGACTGCACGCTGGACCCTGGTCACACTCCTGCCCCTGATTCTGGCAGGGTGCGCCAATAATCCCTACGCCTCCGATCGTACCACCGCCAATACGGCTGGCGGCGCCCTGTTGGGCAGTATCGCCGGTGCCGTGATCGGTAATCAGACCGGTTCCCCGCTGGCCGGTGCGGCCATTGGCGCCGGTATCGGCGGTCTCGCCGGCTACGGCATCTCCAAGTCACAGGAACAGAGCGCGCCGCCAGCGCCGCAACCGGGGTATTACGCGCCGCCTCCAGGCAATGTACCGTGCCCGGCCGGATACGTTTGCACCCCGACGGCTCCGCAGTACCAGAGCCCGACCCCGCCACCTCCCTCCTGCCCGCCGGGCTACACCTGCACGACGCGCTGA
- a CDS encoding peptidoglycan D,D-transpeptidase FtsI family protein yields the protein MRPLPAGRARWFIAIVLLGFAAILGRDFALQIQDDHRLRTEGRMRYLRTLPLSSQRGLILGRNGEPLAVNVPAVTIWADPRILGTERRHWQSLARTLHLTLAELAQRLRSGGADFAYLRRQVAPRLGRAVRALHLAGVGVSVSSRSYFPMGAITAPLVGFVDEDHRGAGGVEMAFNGWLAGQSGREQALLDPRGQVLQVARVERLARPGSPIRLSISPQIQYWAYVALRAAQKHFGAANGSAVVMNVRNGQILAMVSVPSCNPNNLASCRSSADFTDNAVHQAFEPGSVMKPFAIAAALASRSVPPTARFNVSHPLWIGGYPITDDVLHHVLNIEHILKYSSCIGTAKIALRTPRRDIYRMYRAVGFGRHLGLGLSGATRGVLPPWQDWGKARHATIAIGYGVSVTTLQLADAYAAIANGGYHVRPELILGEPLKRKRVMPAWVAGDLRRWLRSVAEPNGTGILAAIPGYQVAGKTGTADIANGKDGFFHHRTNATFVGFAPGRDPRLVMAVTLRDSDKFWNFGGVEAAPVFRVTMEHALEEMDVPPLWCGKRVCSLKAPRITLAQAEIWSEGGGQ from the coding sequence ATGAGGCCCCTTCCTGCCGGGCGGGCGCGCTGGTTCATCGCCATCGTCCTTTTGGGCTTTGCCGCCATCCTCGGGCGCGATTTCGCTCTCCAGATTCAAGACGATCATCGGCTGCGTACCGAGGGACGGATGCGCTACCTGCGGACCCTTCCCCTCAGCAGCCAGCGCGGGCTCATTCTCGGGCGCAACGGAGAACCCCTTGCCGTCAACGTTCCAGCGGTGACGATCTGGGCTGATCCCCGCATCTTGGGGACGGAGCGCAGGCATTGGCAGAGCCTGGCCAGAACCCTGCACTTGACCCTCGCGGAGCTCGCCCAACGATTGCGTTCGGGCGGTGCTGATTTTGCGTACCTGCGGCGTCAGGTGGCGCCACGCCTGGGCCGGGCGGTGCGGGCTTTGCATCTGGCCGGTGTGGGGGTCAGTGTCAGCAGCCGAAGTTATTTTCCCATGGGGGCGATAACGGCTCCCCTCGTGGGGTTCGTCGATGAGGATCATCGCGGCGCCGGTGGTGTGGAAATGGCGTTCAACGGCTGGCTGGCTGGACAGAGCGGGCGTGAACAGGCCTTGCTGGATCCCAGAGGTCAGGTGCTCCAGGTGGCGCGCGTCGAACGCCTGGCCCGTCCGGGCTCACCCATCCGTCTCAGCATCAGTCCACAGATCCAGTACTGGGCCTACGTTGCCCTGCGCGCCGCCCAGAAACATTTTGGTGCCGCCAACGGCTCGGCGGTGGTCATGAATGTGCGTAACGGACAGATTCTCGCCATGGTGAGTGTCCCGAGCTGCAATCCCAACAACCTGGCCAGCTGCCGCAGTTCTGCCGATTTCACCGACAATGCCGTGCACCAGGCCTTCGAGCCGGGTTCGGTCATGAAACCCTTTGCCATCGCCGCCGCCCTTGCCAGCCGCAGTGTTCCGCCAACGGCGCGGTTCAATGTATCGCATCCGCTGTGGATCGGCGGCTACCCCATCACCGACGACGTCCTGCACCACGTCCTCAATATCGAACATATTCTGAAGTACTCCAGTTGCATTGGCACGGCCAAGATCGCCCTGCGGACCCCAAGGCGGGACATCTATCGCATGTATCGTGCGGTCGGCTTCGGTCGCCATCTTGGCCTCGGGCTGTCGGGCGCTACCCGCGGCGTGTTGCCGCCCTGGCAGGACTGGGGCAAGGCGCGACACGCCACCATCGCCATTGGTTACGGTGTGTCGGTGACCACCCTGCAGCTGGCGGATGCTTACGCTGCCATTGCCAATGGCGGTTATCACGTGCGCCCGGAACTGATTCTCGGTGAACCGCTGAAGCGCAAGCGCGTCATGCCCGCCTGGGTTGCCGGCGATCTGCGCCGCTGGCTGCGCAGCGTGGCGGAACCCAACGGCACCGGTATTCTGGCGGCCATTCCGGGGTATCAGGTAGCGGGCAAGACGGGCACGGCGGATATCGCCAATGGCAAGGACGGCTTTTTTCACCACCGTACCAATGCGACCTTCGTGGGTTTTGCCCCAGGGCGCGATCCGCGTCTCGTCATGGCGGTGACCTTGAGAGACAGCGACAAGTTCTGGAATTTTGGTGGAGTGGAGGCGGCTCCGGTATTCCGCGTGACCATGGAACATGCCCTGGAAGAGATGGACGTGCCGCCCCTGTGGTGTGGCAAACGTGTCTGCTCCCTCAAGGCACCGCGCATTACCTTGGCGCAGGCCGAGATCTGGTCCGAAGGTGGCGGTCAGTGA
- a CDS encoding septal ring lytic transglycosylase RlpA family protein, with the protein MPTPSPIALWRFGAFGIVLTGLAGCASLPAHHATSSTFGYHAARVGAAYSNGQVCYAPSPDLQAAYNQPYEINGHWYHPLTTARNYDVRGIASWYDRASSSSVTAMGTAFHQNALTAASRVLPLPSCVRVTNLVNGRSVLVLVDDRGPFVSGRVMDLSLGTAHALGMVTQGTTPVQIQAVANSPGMPAVDSPQLTPVRSTMPPPEPTAVTSTGAPPSTYASPAAQARLQAVVEDAFASNPARPVVIAHEEAPETARAPEVAPTNTATRTQRQRRQRNPQPRQWPSAGLQPALYLISADPMDLDRAREEQRRLQEFGISTAQLVDVHGRGYAVRIGPMAPTSSPTTYLRSLRRLRLGDFTVSRENG; encoded by the coding sequence ATGCCGACACCATCGCCCATTGCCCTATGGCGCTTCGGAGCCTTTGGTATCGTGCTCACTGGGCTTGCCGGCTGCGCCAGCCTGCCGGCGCACCACGCTACCTCCAGTACCTTCGGCTACCACGCCGCACGGGTGGGCGCGGCATATTCCAACGGCCAGGTGTGCTACGCACCGTCTCCCGACTTGCAGGCAGCCTACAATCAGCCCTATGAAATCAACGGTCACTGGTATCACCCTCTGACCACAGCCCGCAACTACGATGTGCGCGGCATTGCCTCCTGGTACGACCGTGCCTCATCCAGCAGTGTCACGGCCATGGGCACGGCCTTTCATCAGAACGCGCTCACCGCTGCCAGCCGGGTGCTCCCCCTCCCTTCCTGCGTACGGGTCACCAACCTCGTCAATGGTCGTAGCGTGCTGGTTCTGGTGGACGACCGCGGCCCTTTCGTATCCGGTCGGGTAATGGACCTGTCCCTGGGTACTGCCCACGCCCTGGGGATGGTCACACAGGGCACCACCCCCGTGCAGATTCAGGCCGTCGCCAACAGTCCAGGCATGCCGGCGGTCGACAGCCCACAACTGACCCCCGTGCGCAGCACTATGCCACCCCCCGAGCCCACAGCCGTCACGTCCACGGGAGCGCCCCCCAGTACCTATGCTTCGCCAGCCGCCCAGGCGCGCCTGCAGGCTGTGGTGGAAGACGCCTTTGCCAGCAATCCCGCGCGGCCCGTGGTGATCGCACATGAGGAGGCGCCCGAGACGGCCCGGGCGCCCGAGGTCGCGCCGACCAACACGGCCACCAGAACGCAGCGGCAGCGGCGCCAGCGCAACCCGCAGCCGAGGCAGTGGCCGAGCGCTGGCCTGCAACCGGCTTTGTACCTGATCTCCGCCGATCCCATGGATCTCGACAGAGCGCGGGAAGAGCAACGCCGCCTGCAGGAATTCGGTATCAGCACCGCCCAGCTGGTAGACGTCCACGGCCGTGGCTACGCCGTCAGGATCGGCCCCATGGCCCCCACCAGCAGTCCAACCACCTATCTGCGCAGCCTCCGTCGCCTGCGTCTTGGCGACTTTACCGTCAGCCGCGAGAACGGCTGA
- a CDS encoding superinfection immunity protein — protein sequence MSAALALFIVFLALLGLAVGSIFLHVLLWILGGVLALFLYFIPAIVAGARHHEHTLWILVLDIVLGWSGIAWVVLLIWAILGESHSGLRKLRADGKPFS from the coding sequence GTGAGCGCCGCTCTGGCTCTGTTCATCGTTTTCCTCGCCCTGCTGGGGCTTGCCGTGGGCAGCATCTTTCTGCACGTGCTGCTGTGGATACTGGGCGGTGTGCTCGCGCTCTTCCTATACTTCATTCCGGCGATCGTTGCGGGCGCCCGCCACCACGAGCATACCCTGTGGATCCTCGTTCTCGACATCGTCCTCGGCTGGTCCGGTATCGCCTGGGTGGTACTGCTGATCTGGGCGATTCTCGGCGAGTCGCACTCGGGGCTGCGTAAGCTTCGCGCCGACGGCAAGCCCTTCTCCTGA
- the kch gene encoding voltage-gated potassium channel protein, with the protein MKVPELIQFSWWQRWSRTGARVQAALRLEHWFPHVPMALAVGLLGALSVLETLPSLAKVFPELQVITPTTSLTQVPLLSALGTVPELVAGIVLLIMAFGLLFRSRFSWVITLLLAAVTLALLVHQFGWTWNGMMVFNVAILLALLIFRNHFARSSVAAGSLFAVVSVLLLMSYAVFGAYVLGAGFSPKINNLVTALYFSVVTMSTVGYGDIVPKSEDARLFVVSIILLGITVFATSISAVIVPLVSGRMQRLLLGEKKSRRRNHYLLVGDNALAQNTYRALRERHLPVLVLLPHRPENLWMEEADLMIGDPADPEVLRQAGALQALGVLALRSDDSENAFIVLAAKDLGIDGKTVASVDEVRNLARLRKTGVDLVIAPQVLGGRVLIQSLSGQSFAGEEILSGMFGEEARA; encoded by the coding sequence TTGAAAGTACCCGAACTGATCCAGTTTTCCTGGTGGCAGCGCTGGTCTCGTACCGGTGCGCGTGTGCAGGCGGCATTGCGTCTGGAACACTGGTTTCCGCATGTGCCCATGGCCCTGGCCGTCGGCCTACTGGGCGCCTTGTCGGTGCTGGAAACCCTGCCCAGCCTCGCCAAGGTGTTTCCGGAATTGCAGGTCATCACCCCCACCACCAGTCTGACCCAGGTGCCCCTGCTGTCGGCTCTGGGTACCGTTCCGGAACTGGTTGCCGGGATCGTACTCCTCATCATGGCCTTCGGCCTTTTGTTCCGCTCCCGTTTTTCCTGGGTCATCACCCTGCTGCTTGCCGCGGTCACCCTGGCCCTGCTCGTGCATCAGTTCGGTTGGACCTGGAACGGGATGATGGTCTTCAATGTCGCCATTCTGCTGGCCTTGCTCATCTTCCGAAACCACTTTGCGCGTTCCAGCGTTGCTGCTGGCAGCCTTTTTGCCGTGGTTTCGGTACTGCTCTTGATGAGTTATGCCGTGTTCGGCGCCTATGTGCTAGGGGCCGGCTTCTCTCCCAAGATCAATAATCTGGTGACTGCCCTCTATTTTTCCGTAGTGACCATGTCCACGGTTGGCTACGGCGACATCGTGCCCAAGAGTGAGGATGCGCGGCTTTTTGTGGTGTCCATCATCCTGCTCGGTATCACGGTTTTTGCCACCTCCATCTCGGCGGTGATCGTGCCTCTGGTCAGTGGCCGGATGCAGCGTTTGCTCCTGGGAGAGAAGAAATCCAGACGGCGCAACCATTACCTGCTGGTGGGCGACAATGCCTTGGCTCAGAACACCTATCGCGCCTTGCGTGAGCGCCACCTGCCGGTGCTGGTACTGCTCCCCCATCGCCCGGAGAACCTGTGGATGGAGGAGGCCGATCTCATGATCGGTGATCCCGCCGATCCCGAGGTACTGCGCCAGGCCGGCGCGCTGCAAGCCTTGGGCGTGCTGGCCCTGCGCAGCGACGACAGCGAAAATGCCTTCATCGTGCTGGCCGCCAAGGACCTCGGTATCGACGGCAAGACGGTGGCATCAGTGGATGAAGTGCGCAACCTTGCCCGTTTGCGCAAGACCGGCGTCGATCTGGTCATCGCACCGCAGGTGCTGGGTGGACGGGTGCTGATCCAGAGTCTCAGCGGCCAGAGCTTTGCCGGGGAGGAGATCCTCTCGGGCATGTTCGGCGAAGAGGCTCGGGCGTGA
- the mrdA gene encoding penicillin-binding protein 2, with protein MSPLPLSQHPFRRRLFWAVLFLVVLFVLLLGRIVEMEILHYRRFRQMAQANHSAIVPLAPARGPILAYHGQILAGNRARYVLEIIPDEVRHLHATLTDLAKRFPISRQRIAHLLATLDDKPAYLPRLLMAHMSRAEMARFAVREQDFPGVSLAVRWHRFYPYSPLFSSVVGYVGPVTAADLQGFDRQKYLYRRHVGVTGLEYAFERALRGRFGYRILEVNALGEPVAQLREVPPTPGDTLQTTLRLRVERAVARVMRRFHYRGALVAINPNTGAVLASVSHPSFNANWFVNGIGRRHWQELLQRPGRPLVDRVAQGLYPPGSTIKPFYALQALQDRVIGPDFHTFCPGFLRVGGHVYWDWYRAGFGETGLTKALAWSVDVFFYKLAMKMGIRRQDQALWRFGFGRQAPIDTPGSSPGFVPTPAWKERRFHAPWYTGDSIILGIGQGYLLVTPLQLVRAVAAIANGGKLPYLHVARALIEPQSGRRIRLPVPAPTRLHLPAFALRAVRRGMRACVTRGTCKAVSYPGISMAGKTGTAEVPVAFKDGRTVYNDDSLFIGWAPYRHPRIAVAAVVEDGGANAWQALPVARAAFLAYLKPNLKIRTFTNIVVNPAQAFG; from the coding sequence ATGTCGCCCTTGCCCCTGTCCCAGCATCCCTTTCGTCGCCGGCTTTTTTGGGCAGTGCTCTTTTTGGTGGTGCTTTTCGTGCTGCTCCTCGGTCGGATCGTGGAGATGGAGATCCTGCACTACCGGCGCTTTCGCCAGATGGCCCAGGCCAACCATAGCGCCATCGTGCCCCTGGCGCCAGCGCGGGGGCCCATTCTGGCCTACCACGGTCAGATATTGGCCGGGAATCGAGCCCGCTATGTCTTGGAGATCATTCCCGACGAGGTGCGCCATCTGCACGCGACCCTGACCGATCTCGCGAAACGCTTCCCCATTTCGCGGCAGCGCATAGCGCACCTCCTGGCAACCCTGGACGACAAGCCCGCCTATCTGCCGCGCTTGCTGATGGCGCACATGAGCCGGGCCGAGATGGCGCGCTTTGCCGTACGCGAGCAGGATTTCCCTGGCGTCAGTCTGGCCGTGCGCTGGCATCGCTTCTATCCCTACTCGCCCTTGTTCAGCAGTGTCGTGGGTTACGTGGGACCGGTGACGGCGGCGGATCTGCAGGGTTTCGACCGTCAAAAGTACCTGTACCGGCGACACGTCGGCGTGACGGGTCTGGAATACGCCTTTGAACGAGCGCTGCGTGGGCGCTTTGGTTACCGTATCCTGGAGGTCAATGCCCTGGGTGAGCCCGTAGCGCAGTTGCGGGAGGTTCCGCCTACCCCGGGCGATACCCTGCAGACCACCTTGCGCCTGCGCGTGGAGCGGGCCGTGGCCCGGGTCATGCGCCGATTTCACTATCGCGGTGCCTTGGTCGCCATCAACCCCAACACCGGCGCGGTTCTGGCCAGCGTCAGCCATCCGAGCTTCAACGCCAATTGGTTTGTGAACGGCATCGGCCGCCGCCATTGGCAGGAGTTGTTGCAGCGACCGGGACGGCCCCTGGTGGATCGGGTGGCCCAGGGACTGTATCCGCCGGGTTCCACCATCAAACCCTTCTACGCCTTGCAGGCCTTGCAGGATCGTGTCATCGGTCCCGATTTTCACACCTTCTGCCCGGGTTTCCTGCGGGTGGGTGGGCACGTCTACTGGGACTGGTACCGGGCGGGTTTTGGCGAGACCGGCCTGACCAAGGCCTTGGCCTGGTCCGTAGACGTCTTTTTTTACAAACTGGCCATGAAAATGGGGATCCGGCGTCAGGATCAGGCGCTGTGGCGCTTTGGCTTCGGTCGCCAGGCCCCCATCGACACCCCCGGCAGTAGCCCGGGCTTCGTGCCGACGCCTGCCTGGAAGGAGCGCCGCTTTCACGCGCCCTGGTATACCGGCGACAGCATCATTCTGGGCATCGGCCAGGGCTATCTCTTGGTGACCCCATTACAGCTGGTGCGGGCGGTGGCGGCCATTGCCAATGGCGGCAAACTGCCCTACCTGCACGTGGCCCGGGCGTTGATCGAACCGCAGAGCGGGCGGCGCATCCGCTTGCCCGTGCCCGCACCTACCCGATTACACCTACCGGCCTTTGCCTTGCGCGCCGTACGCCGTGGTATGCGTGCCTGTGTCACCCGGGGAACGTGCAAGGCGGTGTCTTACCCCGGTATTTCCATGGCGGGTAAGACCGGTACCGCAGAGGTTCCCGTGGCCTTCAAGGATGGCCGCACGGTCTATAACGACGATTCGCTGTTCATCGGTTGGGCTCCGTATCGGCATCCTCGTATCGCTGTGGCGGCGGTGGTAGAGGATGGCGGCGCCAATGCCTGGCAGGCCCTGCCCGTGGCGCGCGCCGCTTTCCTCGCCTATCTCAAGCCCAATCTGAAAATCCGAACCTTCACCAACATCGTCGTGAATCCAGCACAGGCCTTTGGCTGA
- a CDS encoding outer membrane protein assembly factor BamD has protein sequence MSRIPSNTVDIRLIRCALPAVLVLAASACASGPHPHHHHAESAQAMFRPGKAALDSGDYDRAIRDFQNLQAEYPYGPYAEQAQLDTAYAYYKQGDSKAAVAAADAFIKAHPVNPHVDYAWYLKGLAQYQAIEGAEFDPRPDYQALQTFRYVAKTYPKSAYALSARLHIAKIIDILGERNLRICKFYYVRHAFVAAANRCVRVIRDYQLSPARNMALYYLARSYRRLDLLGLARTTAIILHHNAPTAPETKKLRALWQQTARG, from the coding sequence ATGAGTCGCATACCGAGTAACACTGTAGACATTAGACTAATACGTTGTGCATTACCGGCGGTCCTGGTGCTCGCCGCATCCGCCTGTGCCAGCGGCCCGCATCCGCATCACCACCATGCAGAGTCGGCACAGGCCATGTTCCGACCCGGAAAAGCGGCCTTGGATAGCGGGGACTACGATCGTGCGATCCGCGACTTTCAAAACCTGCAGGCGGAGTACCCCTACGGTCCCTATGCAGAGCAGGCGCAGCTGGATACGGCTTATGCCTACTACAAGCAGGGCGACTCAAAGGCGGCGGTAGCCGCCGCCGACGCCTTCATCAAGGCGCACCCGGTCAATCCCCACGTCGACTATGCCTGGTACCTCAAAGGTCTGGCTCAGTATCAAGCCATCGAAGGAGCAGAGTTCGATCCGCGTCCGGATTACCAGGCCCTGCAGACCTTCCGCTACGTGGCCAAGACCTATCCCAAGTCGGCTTATGCCCTCAGTGCACGTCTGCACATTGCCAAGATCATCGACATTCTGGGAGAGCGAAACCTGCGCATCTGCAAGTTCTATTACGTCCGCCATGCCTTTGTCGCTGCAGCCAATCGCTGCGTACGGGTCATCCGCGACTATCAGTTGAGTCCGGCACGCAACATGGCGCTCTATTACCTGGCTCGATCCTACCGCCGCCTGGATCTTCTGGGTCTGGCGCGGACCACCGCCATCATCCTGCACCACAACGCGCCCACCGCACCCGAGACGAAAAAGCTGCGCGCGCTCTGGCAGCAGACGGCAAGGGGTTGA
- a CDS encoding Do family serine endopeptidase, producing MSQKTSLPRPRSLLIAVSAAVMGFALGAAGWALAEDHSASAPVTVPSVAQAAQAKKLVDLPSFTPIVDQYGNAIVKIDDSDTKIVGGQNTQNPFPKNSPFYQFFQGFPGAQSPQKEKMEALGSGFIISSNGYIVTAGHVVRGMHHIIVTLTNHRAYPAKVVGLSVRYDTALLKIPAHNLPTVQLGNSNDLKVGQWLLAIGMPFGFYNTVTQGVVSALDRSLPHDDEYIPFIQSDVPINPGNSGGPIFNMEGQVVGINDQIYTNDGGYMGLSFSIPINTAMRAVHAFLEHKKLTFGWLGVDVQEVSPQMAKALHLKEPVGALIASVQPHEAAAKAGLRSGDVIVTYNHIPIYSVGQLPPLVGDTRPGKTVPVGILRNGKPETIEVKVGVMPQKMRHAEAVKTADIHRLGIRVTTLGPQESKTLGIHHGVVIESVYPGPAAEIGLTAGMAIQQIDQQEVTSPQQLAEIVKHLPSNEPIPMLVRQGQESLYVVVHLPRH from the coding sequence ATGTCCCAGAAAACTTCGCTTCCCCGTCCGCGGTCCCTGCTGATCGCCGTCAGTGCGGCGGTGATGGGTTTTGCCCTCGGTGCTGCCGGCTGGGCGCTGGCTGAGGACCACTCTGCCTCGGCACCCGTCACGGTCCCCAGTGTCGCCCAGGCCGCGCAAGCCAAGAAACTGGTGGATCTGCCGAGTTTCACTCCGATCGTCGACCAGTACGGCAATGCCATCGTCAAGATCGACGATTCGGACACCAAGATCGTCGGCGGCCAGAATACGCAGAATCCCTTTCCGAAGAATTCTCCCTTCTACCAGTTCTTCCAGGGTTTCCCAGGGGCCCAGTCGCCTCAGAAGGAAAAGATGGAAGCTCTGGGTTCTGGGTTCATCATTTCGTCCAACGGCTACATCGTCACTGCCGGGCACGTGGTGCGCGGCATGCACCACATCATCGTCACCCTCACCAACCATCGCGCCTACCCGGCCAAGGTCGTGGGCCTGTCGGTGCGCTACGACACCGCCCTCCTGAAAATACCGGCCCACAACCTGCCCACGGTGCAACTCGGTAACTCCAACGACCTCAAGGTCGGCCAGTGGCTGCTCGCCATCGGCATGCCCTTCGGTTTCTACAACACCGTGACGCAGGGGGTCGTCAGCGCCCTGGACCGATCGCTGCCCCACGACGACGAGTATATTCCCTTCATCCAGAGCGATGTGCCCATCAATCCGGGCAACTCAGGCGGCCCCATCTTCAACATGGAGGGTCAGGTGGTAGGCATCAACGATCAGATCTACACCAACGACGGCGGTTATATGGGCCTGTCCTTCAGCATTCCCATCAACACCGCCATGCGTGCCGTGCACGCCTTCCTCGAGCACAAGAAACTCACCTTCGGCTGGCTGGGCGTGGATGTACAGGAGGTCAGCCCGCAGATGGCCAAGGCCCTGCACCTCAAGGAGCCCGTGGGGGCCCTCATCGCCTCGGTCCAGCCACACGAGGCGGCGGCCAAGGCCGGCCTGCGCAGTGGCGATGTGATCGTTACCTACAACCACATTCCCATCTACAGCGTCGGCCAACTCCCGCCGCTGGTGGGCGATACCCGCCCGGGCAAGACCGTACCGGTGGGTATCCTGCGCAATGGCAAGCCCGAAACCATCGAGGTCAAGGTCGGCGTCATGCCCCAAAAGATGCGCCACGCCGAGGCGGTGAAGACCGCGGACATCCACCGCCTGGGGATCCGCGTCACGACCCTCGGACCCCAAGAGAGCAAAACCCTGGGTATACACCATGGGGTGGTCATCGAGAGCGTCTACCCAGGTCCAGCAGCCGAGATCGGCCTGACGGCGGGAATGGCCATTCAGCAGATCGACCAACAGGAGGTGACGAGCCCCCAACAACTGGCAGAGATCGTCAAACACCTGCCCAGCAACGAGCCCATTCCCATGCTGGTGCGCCAGGGACAGGAAAGTCTCTATGTCGTCGTCCATCTGCCCCGGCACTGA
- a CDS encoding D-alanyl-D-alanine carboxypeptidase family protein, which yields MPGRHPSPRRRRVLAGLILATGLAAKALAGTPTSATPALVPPPPALPGVKSYVLMDFRTGAILAAKNPQLQLPPASLTKLMTAYLSYEALADGRLRWHERIPVSTVAWHTGGSSMFIQPNLPVTVDQLMHGLIIDSGNDAAVALAQAVAGSRAAFVDEMNATAAQLGLTGAHYTDVDGLPHPGLHLSAMNIAELSRDLIARYPQVLQISRIQYYRYNHITQRSWNPALFGHPHVDGLKTGHTQAAGHCMDTTIDRHGRRLIAVVMGAQSWPAGVHDVMSLFDYAYRFSHDHELLKAGQIVGTYKDAALDPDHFPVEAAHTVWVSAFEGQAHEIRRVLHYDQLGGRAVAQGTPVGSMRFELNGKVLGETALLAAAPAKPAGTLGTLWNRLRAEL from the coding sequence ATGCCTGGGCGTCATCCTTCTCCCCGCCGGCGCCGCGTGCTGGCAGGTCTCATCTTGGCAACGGGTCTGGCGGCAAAGGCGCTGGCCGGGACGCCGACGTCGGCGACCCCGGCGCTCGTCCCCCCACCGCCTGCCCTTCCGGGGGTAAAAAGCTACGTTCTCATGGATTTCCGCACGGGAGCGATTCTGGCGGCCAAGAACCCGCAGTTGCAATTACCGCCCGCGAGTCTCACCAAGCTCATGACGGCCTACCTCAGCTACGAGGCCCTTGCCGATGGGCGCCTGCGCTGGCACGAGCGTATCCCCGTGAGCACGGTGGCCTGGCACACCGGTGGGTCGAGCATGTTCATCCAGCCCAACCTGCCCGTCACCGTGGATCAGCTCATGCACGGCCTGATCATCGACTCCGGCAACGATGCCGCCGTCGCCCTGGCACAGGCGGTGGCCGGTAGTCGCGCCGCCTTTGTGGACGAGATGAATGCCACGGCCGCCCAACTGGGCCTCACGGGCGCCCACTACACCGACGTGGATGGTCTTCCCCATCCAGGTCTGCATCTGTCGGCCATGAACATCGCCGAGCTTTCTCGCGATCTCATCGCCCGCTACCCGCAGGTGCTGCAGATCTCCCGTATCCAGTACTACCGCTATAACCACATCACCCAACGCAGCTGGAATCCAGCCCTCTTTGGGCATCCCCACGTGGACGGCCTGAAAACCGGCCACACCCAGGCAGCGGGTCACTGTATGGATACCACCATCGACCGCCACGGCCGCCGCCTCATTGCCGTCGTCATGGGTGCCCAAAGCTGGCCTGCGGGTGTCCACGATGTCATGAGCCTCTTCGATTACGCCTATCGTTTCAGCCACGATCACGAATTGCTCAAGGCCGGCCAGATCGTTGGCACCTATAAAGACGCTGCCCTGGATCCGGATCACTTCCCGGTCGAGGCCGCCCATACCGTGTGGGTGAGCGCCTTCGAGGGCCAGGCGCACGAGATCCGGCGCGTACTGCACTACGACCAGTTGGGGGGACGGGCGGTGGCACAGGGCACGCCCGTGGGCAGCATGCGCTTCGAACTGAATGGCAAGGTGTTGGGAGAGACCGCGCTGCTGGCGGCGGCCCCGGCCAAGCCCGCCGGAACCCTGGGCACCCTCTGGAATCGTTTACGCGCGGAGCTTTGA